From the genome of Desulfobacterales bacterium, one region includes:
- a CDS encoding YdiU family protein, whose protein sequence is MISFDNTYSRLPELFYARVAPAKAPKPELIKWNIELARQLGAPLESLTDNELGEIFTGQKLLPGSEPIALAYAGHQFGHFVPQLGDGRALLLGEVLDPSGRRYDIQLKGSGRTPFSRLGDGKAPLGPVLREYLVSEALHTLGLPTTRALAAAKTGELVYRDKAFPGAMLTRVASSHLRIGTFEYFAARQDMENLEILTQYAIKRHYPEIQNDSEAYLQFFRKVGHAQVELVTSWMAVGFIHGVMNTDNMSIAGEAIDFGPCAFMDQFRFNQVFSSIDQFGRYSYANQAQITLWNLSRLANCLILLSNHGSKEEIEMYKKELDFFGNLFDQRLTFKMRKKLGIFDDEQPQDRDLIRKWLLYLEAQQLDYTLSFRNLANLLTNDADSDFFEQTGEFQDFQPLWRKRIQLQDLEPRHIREQMNRVNPVFIPRNHKIEQVIESALTGDFSLFHEMNKVLKKPYAEQKRFNSYKSAPGPEQVVHATFCGT, encoded by the coding sequence AGGGTGGCTCCGGCCAAGGCCCCGAAACCGGAACTTATAAAGTGGAATATCGAGTTGGCGCGACAACTGGGGGCTCCACTAGAATCGCTTACAGACAATGAACTGGGGGAAATATTTACGGGTCAAAAATTGTTGCCCGGTTCAGAACCCATCGCCCTTGCCTATGCCGGTCATCAGTTCGGTCATTTCGTCCCCCAGCTCGGGGATGGCCGGGCGCTGTTGCTGGGGGAAGTTCTGGATCCATCAGGACGGCGTTACGATATTCAACTCAAAGGCTCCGGTAGAACGCCCTTTTCACGCCTTGGAGACGGAAAAGCACCCCTCGGTCCCGTGCTGAGGGAATACCTCGTCAGCGAGGCTCTTCATACTCTGGGGCTGCCTACCACCCGCGCCCTGGCTGCGGCCAAAACAGGCGAACTGGTTTACCGGGACAAGGCTTTTCCGGGGGCCATGTTAACCAGAGTGGCTTCAAGTCATCTTCGTATCGGCACCTTTGAATATTTTGCTGCTCGCCAAGACATGGAAAATTTAGAGATTTTAACCCAATACGCCATCAAACGCCATTACCCCGAAATTCAAAACGATTCTGAGGCCTATCTTCAATTTTTCCGCAAGGTCGGCCATGCACAGGTTGAACTGGTAACCAGTTGGATGGCGGTGGGCTTTATTCACGGCGTAATGAACACGGATAACATGTCCATTGCAGGGGAGGCGATCGACTTCGGACCCTGTGCTTTCATGGATCAATTTCGTTTCAATCAGGTGTTCAGCTCCATCGATCAATTCGGCCGTTATTCTTATGCCAACCAGGCCCAAATCACCCTTTGGAACTTGTCCCGGCTTGCCAATTGCCTGATTCTCCTCTCCAATCATGGTTCAAAAGAGGAAATTGAGATGTATAAGAAGGAGCTGGATTTTTTCGGCAATCTTTTTGACCAACGGCTTACCTTCAAAATGAGAAAAAAACTGGGAATCTTCGACGATGAACAGCCGCAAGACCGGGATCTAATTCGTAAATGGCTTCTTTATCTTGAAGCACAGCAGCTTGATTATACGCTAAGTTTTCGAAATCTGGCCAACCTGTTAACGAATGATGCCGATTCCGATTTTTTTGAACAGACCGGGGAGTTCCAGGATTTTCAGCCGTTATGGCGAAAAAGGATTCAACTTCAGGATCTGGAACCCCGGCACATCCGGGAACAAATGAACCGGGTTAATCCGGTCTTTATCCCCAGAAACCACAAGATCGAGCAGGTGATTGAGTCGGCGTTGACGGGGGACTTCAGCCTTTTTCATGAGATGAACAAAGTGCTGAAGAAGCCTTATGCAGAGCAGAAACGGTTCAACAGCTATAAATCAGCCCCCGGACCGGAGCAAGTTGTCCATGCTACATTTTGTGGAACCTAG
- a CDS encoding type I restriction-modification system subunit M, with translation MALKKSELYSSLWSSCDELRGGMDASQYKDYVLVMLFIKYVSDKYAGQPYAPITIPDGASFKDMVALKGKPDIGDQINKKILAPLASANKLSDMPDFNDATKLGSGKEMVDRLTNLIAIFENKALDFSKNRADGDDILGDAYEYLMRHFATESGKSKGQFYTPAEVSRIIAQIIGIRNAKTSADTTVYDPTCGSGSLLLKVADEARTPVTIYGQEKDAATSGLARMNMILHNNPTALIVQGNTLSDPKFKDAEALKTFDYVVANPPFSDKRWSTGIDPLHDPYDRFQPFGTPPGKQGDYAYLLHIVRSLKSTGKGACILPHGVLFRGNAEADIRRALVRKGYIKGIIGLPPNLFYGTGIPACIIVIDKQDAQARKGIFMIDASSGFMKDGPKNRLRAQDIHKVVDVFNRQLELAQFSRLVAVEEIENNDFNLNLPRYIDSQQAEDFQDIAGHLQGGIPNRDIDALETYWKTLPTLKSSIFKPLRENYSQLSIIQSQLKKTIYEHPKFAAFIAGMNTHFVAWRQKSAATLKALQPGFHPKELIAALAEDLLAHYAGMPLISHYAVYQHLMDYWADIMQDDCYLITADGWKAETTRIIEVDKKGKEKDKGWACDLVPKALIVARYFAKEQAVIDQLAAELESVTARLTELEEEHGGEEGAFSELEKVNKGNVTARLKEIKGDREAKDEVAVLNDWLNLNREEADLKKRLKGTEADLDTKAFAHYPKLTEEEIKSLVVDDKWLAALETAVHGEMDRINQALTSRVKELAERYETPLPQLTRRVAELEAKVSRHLERMGFTP, from the coding sequence ATGGCCCTGAAGAAATCCGAACTATATTCATCCCTTTGGTCCAGCTGCGACGAACTGCGCGGCGGCATGGACGCCAGTCAGTATAAAGACTATGTCCTGGTAATGCTGTTCATCAAATACGTCAGCGACAAATATGCCGGGCAGCCCTATGCGCCGATAACCATACCGGACGGGGCAAGTTTCAAGGACATGGTTGCACTCAAGGGCAAGCCCGACATCGGCGACCAGATCAACAAGAAGATCCTTGCCCCGCTGGCCAGTGCCAACAAACTGTCCGACATGCCGGATTTCAACGACGCCACCAAGCTCGGCAGCGGCAAAGAGATGGTGGACCGTCTTACCAATCTCATCGCTATTTTCGAAAATAAGGCGCTCGATTTCTCGAAAAACCGGGCCGACGGCGACGACATCCTGGGGGACGCTTACGAGTACCTCATGCGGCACTTTGCAACCGAGAGCGGCAAAAGCAAAGGGCAGTTCTACACCCCGGCTGAAGTGAGCCGTATCATCGCGCAGATCATCGGCATTCGTAACGCAAAGACCAGCGCCGATACGACTGTCTATGATCCCACCTGCGGCTCGGGCTCCCTTCTGCTTAAAGTGGCTGATGAGGCCAGGACGCCGGTCACCATCTATGGGCAGGAAAAAGATGCCGCCACCAGCGGACTGGCTCGCATGAACATGATCCTGCATAACAACCCAACGGCGCTCATCGTGCAGGGCAACACCCTTTCCGACCCGAAATTCAAGGACGCAGAGGCCCTCAAGACCTTCGACTACGTGGTCGCCAATCCGCCTTTTTCAGACAAGCGTTGGAGCACGGGCATCGATCCGTTGCATGATCCATACGACCGCTTTCAGCCTTTCGGCACACCGCCCGGGAAACAGGGCGACTACGCTTATCTGTTGCACATTGTCCGGTCGCTCAAAAGTACCGGCAAAGGGGCCTGTATTTTACCGCACGGTGTTCTATTTCGCGGTAATGCCGAGGCGGATATTCGCCGCGCGCTCGTTCGAAAGGGCTACATTAAGGGCATCATCGGCTTGCCCCCGAACCTCTTTTACGGCACGGGGATTCCCGCCTGCATCATCGTTATCGACAAGCAGGACGCCCAGGCCCGCAAGGGCATCTTCATGATTGACGCCAGCAGCGGATTCATGAAAGACGGCCCCAAAAACCGCCTGCGCGCTCAGGACATCCACAAGGTTGTGGACGTTTTCAACCGGCAGCTTGAACTCGCCCAATTTTCGCGACTGGTTGCCGTCGAGGAAATCGAAAACAATGACTTCAATCTCAACCTTCCGCGCTACATCGACAGCCAGCAGGCCGAAGATTTCCAGGATATCGCGGGCCATCTGCAAGGCGGCATCCCGAACCGGGATATCGACGCGCTTGAAACATACTGGAAGACTCTGCCCACTCTAAAATCCAGCATTTTCAAACCGCTCCGTGAAAACTACTCCCAGCTGTCCATTATCCAGTCCCAACTCAAAAAAACCATTTACGAGCATCCGAAATTTGCCGCTTTTATTGCCGGAATGAACACCCACTTCGTTGCTTGGCGGCAAAAAAGCGCCGCAACGCTCAAGGCTTTACAGCCCGGTTTTCATCCAAAGGAACTCATTGCCGCGCTTGCCGAAGACCTGCTGGCCCATTACGCCGGAATGCCGCTTATCAGCCACTACGCCGTTTATCAACACCTCATGGACTATTGGGCCGATATTATGCAGGACGACTGCTATCTGATTACAGCCGACGGTTGGAAAGCCGAGACCACCCGCATCATCGAGGTGGATAAGAAGGGGAAGGAGAAAGATAAGGGCTGGGCCTGCGATCTGGTGCCAAAAGCACTCATTGTTGCCCGCTACTTTGCCAAGGAGCAGGCCGTCATTGATCAACTTGCAGCCGAGCTGGAAAGCGTTACCGCCCGTTTAACCGAACTGGAAGAGGAGCACGGTGGGGAGGAGGGCGCTTTCTCCGAACTGGAAAAGGTGAACAAGGGCAACGTCACTGCCCGACTGAAGGAAATCAAGGGCGATAGAGAGGCCAAAGACGAAGTGGCCGTGCTCAATGATTGGTTGAATCTGAACAGGGAAGAAGCCGACCTTAAAAAACGTCTCAAGGGCACCGAGGCCGATCTGGACACAAAAGCCTTCGCCCATTATCCCAAACTCACCGAGGAGGAGATCAAATCGCTGGTGGTGGATGACAAATGGCTCGCCGCCCTGGAGACCGCCGTCCACGGGGAGATGGATCGCATCAACCAGGCGCTCACCTCGCGTGTGAAAGAATTGGCCGAACGCTACGAAACGCCGCTGCCGCAACTCACGCGCCGCGTGGCCGAGCTGGAGGCAAAAGTGAGTCGCCACCTGGAAAGGATGGGTTTCACGCCATGA
- a CDS encoding PDDEXK nuclease domain-containing protein has translation MNDITHYGFKELVDLCKQTHQEMQRRAGRTVDIHLVIRNWLFGWYIVEYEQEGSDRAEYGAYLIKRLSDELGMQLGRGFSARSLEQCRKFYMTQKEISQTLSAEFNTEGSGFPPKERLLIPQAVSAVSGGVALKAGDWQDIVTRLLNRFSLGWSHYVTLLTIENPDERRFSEIEAAQNHWSVRELERQIASSLYERLALSRNKNEIRRLAEQGLVVEKAVDLIKNPLVLEFLNLAEKPSWSENDLESAIIDKLETFLLELGKGFLFEARQKRFTFDNDHFYIDLVFYNRLLRCYVLIDLKRDKLTHQDLGQMQMYVNYFDRYVKTADELPTIGIVLCRRKNDALVELTLPQNANIFAPKYQLYLPSKAELKAQLEKIEAELEGGARG, from the coding sequence ATGAACGACATCACTCATTATGGATTTAAAGAACTTGTCGATCTCTGCAAACAGACCCATCAGGAGATGCAGCGGCGAGCCGGCCGCACCGTGGACATCCATCTCGTGATCCGCAATTGGCTTTTTGGTTGGTATATCGTTGAGTATGAACAAGAAGGCTCTGACAGGGCGGAATATGGCGCTTATCTGATCAAGCGGCTGTCGGATGAGCTAGGAATGCAGCTGGGGCGAGGCTTTTCGGCACGGTCCTTGGAGCAATGCCGAAAGTTCTACATGACGCAAAAGGAAATTTCGCAGACATTGTCTGCGGAATTCAACACGGAGGGAAGCGGTTTCCCTCCGAAAGAGCGCCTGCTGATACCGCAGGCAGTGTCTGCGGTATCGGGTGGCGTGGCATTAAAAGCGGGCGACTGGCAAGATATAGTAACCCGCCTGCTCAACCGATTCTCCCTCGGATGGTCGCATTACGTGACACTTCTGACAATCGAAAACCCGGACGAGCGACGTTTCTCTGAAATCGAAGCCGCTCAGAACCATTGGAGTGTGCGGGAGCTGGAGCGGCAAATCGCGAGTTCGCTCTACGAACGGCTGGCGCTCAGTCGAAACAAGAACGAAATCCGAAGGCTTGCCGAACAGGGGCTTGTGGTTGAAAAAGCGGTGGACCTGATCAAAAACCCGTTGGTTTTGGAATTTCTTAATTTGGCGGAGAAGCCTTCCTGGTCTGAAAACGACCTGGAATCCGCCATCATCGACAAACTGGAAACGTTCCTGCTCGAACTCGGCAAGGGGTTTCTTTTCGAGGCCCGCCAGAAACGCTTTACGTTTGACAACGACCACTTCTATATCGACCTCGTTTTCTACAACCGGCTCCTCCGCTGCTATGTCCTGATCGATCTGAAACGGGACAAGCTCACCCACCAGGACCTCGGTCAGATGCAGATGTATGTGAACTATTTCGACCGTTACGTGAAAACCGCCGATGAACTTCCCACCATCGGTATCGTCCTCTGCCGCCGCAAAAACGATGCCTTGGTTGAACTGACCCTGCCGCAAAACGCCAATATCTTCGCTCCGAAATACCAGCTCTATCTGCCG